A genomic segment from Fluviispira vulneris encodes:
- a CDS encoding type IV toxin-antitoxin system AbiEi family antitoxin domain-containing protein, producing MKYQEVSKKNRNVQDYRLIAYGIKKSEGKPWAILSSDEVMQALGLSFTQTTKLFTRLHSQNRIQKLKKGLYIVPGRFPPLGKIWKPSPYEVLWAYMNWLGASWQITGLAAFTRYSFSTQVPQIITVCNDKLSGKMEIGGNAFIFIKLPSKKIGNMTLFPMIGDIHIPFSSKARTIFDAVYFANIFGTLPSAYTWIALTAKNKDVMNELIECCNLYGNKQTTARIGFFLEKMNIDTSLIKIEKQKTTNTLFPLIPGRRSGTINSHWGVIENITTAKILSEMETPDEDDI from the coding sequence ATGAAATATCAAGAGGTCTCAAAAAAAAATAGGAATGTTCAAGACTACCGTTTGATAGCCTACGGAATTAAAAAATCAGAAGGAAAACCATGGGCTATCCTATCATCAGATGAAGTGATGCAAGCCTTGGGGCTTAGTTTTACACAAACCACGAAACTTTTTACAAGACTTCACTCACAAAATAGAATTCAGAAGCTTAAAAAAGGATTGTATATCGTACCAGGCCGATTTCCTCCTCTTGGAAAAATTTGGAAACCATCTCCTTATGAAGTGCTATGGGCTTATATGAATTGGCTTGGAGCTTCATGGCAAATTACAGGACTAGCAGCATTTACCCGCTACTCATTTTCAACTCAAGTCCCACAAATTATTACTGTATGTAATGATAAATTATCTGGGAAAATGGAAATCGGTGGTAATGCATTTATTTTTATAAAACTTCCATCAAAAAAGATTGGAAATATGACCCTATTTCCAATGATAGGTGATATTCATATTCCATTCTCTTCTAAAGCAAGAACGATTTTTGATGCAGTTTATTTTGCTAATATATTTGGAACTCTCCCTTCTGCTTATACTTGGATTGCATTAACTGCAAAGAATAAAGACGTTATGAACGAGCTCATCGAATGTTGTAATTTATATGGAAATAAGCAGACAACTGCCAGAATAGGTTTTTTTCTAGAAAAAATGAATATAGACACTTCTCTAATAAAAATTGAAAAACAAAAAACAACTAATACACTATTTCCATTAATCCCAGGTAGACGAAGTGGGACAATAAATAGTCATTGGGGAGTTATCGAAAATATAACAACAGCTAAAATTCTATCTGAAATGGAGACCCCTGATGAAGATGACATCTGA
- a CDS encoding nucleotidyl transferase AbiEii/AbiGii toxin family protein gives MKMTSDDLRDAISYTAQRTGFSSALIEKDYYCSLVLKILYEHDQLKNLLIFKGGTLLSKGFFNFFRLSEDLDFSINNAYCANRNERKKIADIFKTMIPIVLKELDFKVVSPFRGYNESSHYNGIFGYDSVIGIPDTIKFDVALKGDLVYEPIETNLKTLLMNPISNTSFFPNIFALTLTKEEVYAEKFRAALTREPSAIRDFFDIEKIIESGFNIFEESFIALVKKKISFDNHVNISLALEKRKNLESQIITDLEPVLKLNENFILEKTWLSIKNFVEFSNKNF, from the coding sequence ATGAAGATGACATCTGATGATCTTAGAGATGCCATTAGTTATACAGCACAACGAACTGGTTTTTCCTCTGCGCTTATTGAGAAAGATTATTATTGTTCGCTGGTCTTAAAAATTCTTTATGAGCATGATCAATTAAAAAATTTATTAATATTTAAAGGAGGAACTCTTCTATCAAAAGGTTTTTTTAATTTCTTTAGATTGAGCGAAGATCTAGATTTTTCAATAAATAACGCTTACTGCGCAAATCGAAATGAAAGAAAAAAAATAGCTGATATTTTTAAAACAATGATACCTATAGTTTTAAAAGAGCTCGATTTCAAAGTGGTTTCTCCATTTAGAGGTTACAATGAATCCAGTCATTATAACGGGATATTTGGATACGATTCAGTTATTGGGATTCCAGATACAATTAAATTTGATGTCGCATTAAAAGGCGATCTCGTTTATGAACCAATAGAAACTAATCTTAAAACCTTATTAATGAATCCAATCTCAAATACTTCATTTTTCCCAAACATATTTGCGTTGACACTTACTAAAGAAGAAGTTTATGCTGAAAAATTTAGAGCCGCGTTGACTAGAGAACCTTCAGCAATAAGAGATTTTTTTGATATCGAAAAAATTATTGAATCTGGATTTAATATATTTGAAGAATCTTTTATAGCTCTTGTAAAAAAGAAAATATCTTTTGATAATCATGTTAATATTAGCTTAGCTCTTGAAAAAAGAAAAAATCTTGAATCTCAAATTATAACAGATCTTGAGCCAGTTCTTAAATTAAATGAAAATTTTATATTAGAAAAAACCTGGTTATCAATTAAGAATTTTGTTGAATTTTCTAATAAAAACTTTTAA